A single window of Methanobacterium sp. DNA harbors:
- the mobB gene encoding molybdopterin-guanine dinucleotide biosynthesis protein B has protein sequence MKIITVVGTKNTGKTTLVTMIVKELSKRGYKVGTIKHTHHDFDLEGKDTWKHREAGAKIVVGSGKGTFFFINKLLSLKNILKIVSSTENPDYVVIEGFKSSNYAKISTTSEKDDFTIANIDVFKTKPENVVDLVDLVETRTYSIIPEGNCGECGFKDCIEMSKAIIQGKISEDKCKMRKLKEVELYIGDKKIPLNPFVQDIIKKSIMGMISTLKTDQIATDEDENIYKNIELWIRNSED, from the coding sequence ATGAAGATAATAACCGTGGTAGGAACAAAAAACACTGGCAAAACAACCCTTGTAACCATGATAGTTAAAGAACTATCTAAAAGAGGTTACAAAGTAGGTACCATTAAACATACACACCATGACTTTGATTTAGAGGGAAAAGATACTTGGAAACACCGGGAAGCAGGAGCAAAAATAGTTGTTGGTTCGGGAAAGGGCACTTTCTTTTTTATAAACAAATTATTATCATTGAAAAATATCCTTAAAATCGTTTCAAGCACTGAAAATCCAGATTACGTTGTTATTGAAGGATTCAAATCATCTAATTATGCTAAAATTTCAACTACAAGTGAAAAAGATGATTTTACTATCGCTAATATTGATGTTTTTAAAACCAAACCAGAAAATGTGGTTGACTTGGTTGACTTGGTTGAAACACGGACGTACAGCATTATCCCGGAAGGAAACTGTGGTGAATGTGGTTTTAAAGATTGTATAGAAATGTCTAAAGCCATTATACAGGGAAAAATATCTGAAGATAAGTGCAAGATGAGGAAATTAAAGGAAGTTGAACTGTACATTGGTGATAAAAAAATTCCTTTAAACCCTTTTGTGCAAGATATCATTAAAAAGAGCATTATGGGCATGATTAGCACTCTGAAAACTGATCAAATAGCAACTGATGAAGATGAAAACATTTACAAGAACATAGAACTATGGATTAGAAATAGCGAAGACTAA
- a CDS encoding DUF2097 domain-containing protein yields MEEEIFLKADETIEYIKDNVEMHDILEISYNRIYAPGEVLGLEMEQEFGEEFLELTLHLSGELVNQTVKINMHAIMDDLIEIRHIQGDELKVIVVED; encoded by the coding sequence ATGGAAGAAGAAATATTTCTAAAAGCTGACGAAACTATTGAATATATCAAAGATAATGTTGAAATGCATGATATTCTGGAAATTTCATATAATCGTATTTATGCTCCTGGAGAAGTTTTAGGACTTGAAATGGAGCAAGAATTCGGTGAAGAATTCTTGGAACTCACTTTACATTTGAGTGGAGAACTGGTTAATCAAACGGTAAAAATCAACATGCATGCCATTATGGATGACCTGATTGAGATTAGACATATTCAGGGAGATGAGTTGAAGGTTATCGTGGTGGAAGATTAA
- a CDS encoding formylmethanofuran dehydrogenase, whose protein sequence is MTYIEKPVVPKVVKLEEPTAKERRILDMMLNTGSDIYQGACKKRGSTCKDEYRKVCGVAYMDPKDMAKIGVANWDSVKVTTDWGEVIVSSVHSRDAPHEGTIFIPKGPWANVITSHETYCCCDPTYKGIYCTVEKTDEPVLLMADLMRAVYKKYVEDEETIPELKSLGEMPVYKKK, encoded by the coding sequence ATGACTTATATAGAAAAACCCGTCGTTCCAAAAGTTGTTAAATTAGAAGAACCAACAGCCAAAGAACGAAGAATATTGGACATGATGCTGAACACCGGCTCAGACATCTATCAGGGTGCATGTAAAAAAAGAGGTTCAACTTGTAAGGATGAATACCGAAAAGTCTGCGGAGTTGCTTACATGGATCCTAAAGACATGGCAAAAATTGGCGTTGCTAATTGGGATAGTGTGAAAGTAACCACAGATTGGGGAGAGGTAATAGTATCTTCAGTTCACTCAAGGGACGCACCTCACGAAGGAACCATATTCATTCCAAAAGGCCCCTGGGCCAACGTAATAACTAGCCACGAAACATACTGCTGTTGTGACCCCACTTACAAAGGGATTTACTGTACTGTAGAAAAAACTGATGAACCAGTTTTATTAATGGCTGACCTCATGAGAGCAGTCTACAAAAAATATGTTGAAGACGAAGAAACCATCCCTGAGTTAAAATCACTCGGTGAGATGCCCGTCTACAAGAAAAAATAA
- a CDS encoding 4Fe-4S binding protein, which translates to MELKVEQDNCLGCGVCVVACPINVSISPEVAGGHGSKTEEVIMMVENGVIKLFSPEKCTKCGTCQLFCPTDAIWLE; encoded by the coding sequence ATGGAATTGAAAGTAGAACAAGATAACTGCCTGGGATGTGGAGTATGTGTTGTCGCATGCCCGATAAACGTCTCCATCAGTCCTGAAGTAGCAGGTGGTCACGGATCCAAAACTGAAGAAGTAATCATGATGGTAGAAAACGGAGTAATCAAACTCTTCAGCCCAGAAAAATGTACAAAATGTGGAACATGTCAATTGTTCTGCCCTACAGATGCAATATGGCTGGAATGA
- a CDS encoding formylmethanofuran dehydrogenase subunit A produces MEYILKNGIVYDPANNIAGEKKDVMFKDGKIVEQVSSDAKVLDVTDKIVMPAGVDPHAHVAGPKLVVGRIYRPEDSRKGVTSKTDVCRSESGFSIPSCPATGYRYSRMGYGTVTEAAVPPLEAKHTHEEIMAIPNIDITPLPLFGNNWFVLQWAKEGKIDEIAAFVASWLRIVKGYGIKIVNPCGTEAWGWGGNVHGIDDPVPFFDVTAREVVRALAQANEKLGLPHSIHVHPNDLGHPGNYPTTVNTLDCVKDIAKNGSKRNQTIHLTHAQFHSYAGTSWRDVESGAKEVADYINNNKHVTCDIGQVTLDETTTMTADGPMEFDLHELNGLKWANKDIELETGSGIVPFIYSGKAPVPSFQWGVGLELFLRIKDPWQVCLTTDHPNAGPFIRYPRIISWLMSNERRQEMMDNGEVRVWSYKRTGLGTLDREYDFNEIATITRASAAKIYGYQDRGELTPGYNADIAVYDLNPNDIDPSKEPAAIEHAFGNAMYTIKDGQILVKDGEVVKVVPSHTLWTDVKGFEEQEKAVMEEVMPTFTRFYTVKFENYQVQDHFTPNPIVTEVNAGK; encoded by the coding sequence ATGGAATACATACTAAAAAACGGTATAGTTTACGACCCGGCCAACAACATAGCTGGTGAAAAGAAGGATGTCATGTTCAAGGATGGAAAAATCGTTGAACAAGTATCTTCTGATGCAAAAGTCTTAGACGTTACTGACAAAATAGTCATGCCTGCCGGTGTGGACCCTCACGCCCACGTAGCAGGGCCAAAACTTGTTGTTGGAAGGATTTACAGACCAGAAGACTCAAGAAAGGGCGTTACATCTAAAACTGATGTTTGCAGATCAGAATCAGGATTTTCCATACCCAGCTGCCCAGCAACTGGGTACCGGTACTCAAGGATGGGTTACGGAACAGTGACCGAAGCTGCAGTACCCCCTCTGGAAGCTAAACACACTCACGAAGAAATAATGGCTATTCCAAACATTGACATCACGCCATTACCTCTCTTTGGTAACAACTGGTTTGTATTACAGTGGGCCAAAGAAGGAAAAATCGATGAAATAGCTGCATTTGTGGCATCATGGCTCAGAATAGTCAAAGGTTACGGAATAAAAATTGTGAACCCTTGCGGAACAGAAGCATGGGGTTGGGGTGGCAATGTCCACGGTATTGATGATCCTGTGCCCTTCTTTGACGTAACAGCTAGAGAAGTGGTTAGAGCTCTTGCACAAGCCAATGAAAAGTTAGGACTACCTCACTCAATACATGTACATCCTAACGATCTGGGACACCCAGGAAACTATCCAACCACAGTTAACACCTTGGACTGTGTCAAAGACATCGCCAAGAATGGTTCAAAAAGAAACCAGACAATTCACTTAACCCACGCCCAATTCCACTCCTATGCTGGGACAAGCTGGAGGGATGTAGAATCCGGGGCCAAAGAAGTTGCCGATTATATAAATAACAACAAACACGTAACTTGTGATATAGGTCAAGTTACTTTAGATGAAACCACTACCATGACGGCAGACGGGCCAATGGAATTCGACTTGCATGAACTCAATGGTCTTAAATGGGCTAATAAGGACATTGAATTGGAAACAGGATCTGGAATTGTTCCATTTATATACTCTGGAAAAGCACCAGTCCCTTCCTTCCAATGGGGTGTAGGACTTGAACTGTTCTTAAGAATCAAAGACCCCTGGCAAGTATGTTTAACCACTGACCACCCAAATGCTGGTCCATTCATCCGATACCCTAGAATCATATCCTGGCTCATGAGTAATGAGCGCCGACAGGAAATGATGGATAACGGAGAAGTAAGAGTATGGTCATACAAACGAACTGGACTAGGAACTCTGGACAGAGAATATGATTTCAATGAAATAGCCACCATTACCCGGGCATCTGCCGCTAAAATCTACGGATATCAGGACAGGGGAGAATTAACTCCAGGATATAATGCAGACATAGCAGTATATGACCTGAACCCCAACGACATAGACCCATCCAAAGAACCTGCAGCAATAGAACACGCATTTGGAAACGCAATGTACACCATCAAAGATGGCCAGATACTGGTTAAAGATGGAGAGGTTGTAAAAGTGGTTCCAAGTCATACATTATGGACTGATGTGAAAGGTTTCGAAGAACAAGAAAAAGCAGTGATGGAGGAAGTTATGCCTACATTCACACGTTTCTACACAGTTAAATTCGAAAACTATCAAGTACAAGACCATTTCACACCTAATCCAATAGTGACAGAGGTCAATGCAGGTAAATAA
- the moaA gene encoding GTP 3',8-cyclase MoaA, with protein MNDLKTDNFQRPIISLRISITNRCNIHCFYCHHDGIIPQEYEMNSQEIERISLIAKNIGIKKIRLSGGEPLIREDIIDIVRRISKIGFQDVSLTTNGILLEKYALSLKNVGLNRVNVSFDTLNPQTYQFITKSNYLEHVKRGIKKAVQVGLYPVKVNMVVMKGLNHNEIWDMFHFCKEYGVILQIIELLKTESCPDSDFFDEYYYDMKIIEEKLKKKATNIKTRAFMQDRKKYFLEGGEIEVVRPMDNTEFCKNCTRLRITPDGKIKPCLLRNDNLVDLIDPMRNGASNRELEKLFLEAINKRKPYYNGC; from the coding sequence ATGAATGATTTAAAGACAGACAATTTTCAGAGGCCAATTATTTCCCTCCGCATATCCATAACTAATCGTTGCAATATTCACTGCTTTTATTGCCACCATGACGGTATTATTCCCCAGGAATATGAGATGAACTCTCAAGAAATAGAAAGAATTTCTTTAATTGCTAAAAATATTGGAATAAAGAAAATCAGACTATCTGGAGGAGAACCACTAATCAGAGAAGATATTATTGATATTGTCAGAAGAATATCAAAAATAGGATTTCAAGATGTTTCTTTAACCACTAATGGAATATTACTGGAGAAATATGCTCTTTCACTGAAAAATGTCGGGTTAAACCGGGTAAATGTCAGTTTTGACACCCTCAACCCACAAACTTACCAGTTCATAACCAAAAGCAACTACCTTGAACATGTGAAAAGAGGGATAAAAAAAGCAGTGCAAGTTGGACTGTACCCAGTTAAGGTAAATATGGTGGTGATGAAAGGATTGAACCATAATGAGATATGGGACATGTTCCATTTTTGCAAAGAATATGGAGTAATTCTACAGATCATTGAGCTCTTAAAAACTGAAAGCTGTCCTGATTCTGATTTTTTCGATGAATATTATTATGATATGAAGATTATAGAAGAAAAACTTAAAAAGAAGGCAACAAACATTAAAACACGTGCTTTCATGCAAGATAGGAAAAAATATTTCCTTGAAGGAGGGGAAATAGAAGTCGTACGTCCAATGGACAACACTGAATTCTGTAAAAATTGCACAAGACTGAGAATAACTCCTGATGGGAAAATTAAACCGTGTTTACTTAGAAACGACAACCTTGTAGATCTCATAGATCCCATGAGAAATGGAGCATCAAACAGGGAACTAGAAAAACTATTCTTAGAGGCAATTAATAAGAGAAAACCTTATTATAATGGTTGTTAA
- a CDS encoding 4Fe-4S binding protein: MVSNTKEVKDLDFDVTRSADEERKLAFKDEVCIGCGICEKVCPVEAIELGDVGAIVRTEADEAKICVDENKCVLCGMCSVGCPVDALEFTIDGESIKNMDVYPQYLSSAEIDDETCIYCKACEVACPREAITIARELPERAKLVTGEIEIDKDTCIYCGVCEEVCPADAITMDSKIPTSSDPSVASDINVDTDKCVYCLVCKKACPVDAIMAACRTCSYGEYDLDPADAEIKGSSFIDDDLCVRCGWCEEVCPVDAAKVKKPFKGEITVDQDKCSTCGACVDICPCDVYSFPQPDESGQIVDKVFKDETYCIYCGACENVCPVDAIKVKRTDVDYTPTKSKSWKNKMESLKT; the protein is encoded by the coding sequence ATGGTTTCTAATACGAAAGAAGTCAAAGACTTGGACTTTGATGTAACAAGATCAGCCGACGAAGAGCGTAAGCTGGCTTTCAAAGACGAAGTCTGCATTGGCTGTGGTATCTGTGAAAAAGTATGCCCAGTAGAAGCAATCGAACTCGGTGATGTCGGGGCTATTGTCAGAACAGAAGCCGATGAAGCAAAAATATGCGTTGACGAAAACAAATGTGTTCTATGTGGTATGTGCAGCGTGGGATGCCCTGTTGATGCTCTAGAATTCACCATTGACGGTGAATCAATCAAGAACATGGATGTTTATCCACAATATCTGTCTTCTGCTGAAATCGACGATGAAACATGTATTTATTGTAAAGCATGTGAAGTGGCATGTCCTCGAGAAGCAATCACCATTGCCCGTGAACTGCCAGAACGAGCCAAGTTGGTAACCGGTGAAATAGAAATTGACAAAGATACTTGTATTTACTGTGGTGTCTGTGAAGAAGTGTGCCCTGCTGATGCAATTACTATGGACAGTAAAATCCCAACCTCATCTGACCCTTCAGTGGCTTCAGACATAAACGTGGACACAGATAAATGTGTCTATTGTTTGGTATGTAAAAAAGCCTGTCCAGTTGATGCCATAATGGCAGCATGTAGAACATGTTCATATGGGGAATACGACTTAGACCCTGCAGACGCCGAAATCAAAGGAAGCTCATTCATTGATGATGATCTATGCGTTAGGTGCGGATGGTGTGAAGAAGTCTGCCCAGTAGACGCTGCCAAAGTTAAAAAACCTTTCAAAGGCGAAATAACAGTAGATCAGGACAAGTGTTCCACTTGTGGTGCTTGTGTGGATATATGTCCATGTGATGTCTACTCTTTCCCTCAGCCAGATGAATCAGGACAAATCGTAGACAAAGTGTTTAAAGATGAGACCTATTGCATCTACTGTGGAGCATGTGAAAATGTCTGTCCAGTAGACGCCATTAAAGTCAAGAGAACCGATGTGGACTACACACCAACCAAGTCCAAATCATGGAAAAACAAGATGGAATCTCTTAAAACCTAA
- a CDS encoding formylmethanofuran dehydrogenase subunit C: MQVNKGVLRVKTITLTLKKKSQIALEFDELIPDKVFNWEKADFEKYQVPVGNRRFPLTDYFDIEVEGEATGPEEVKMILDGDFGRVKYIGCKMGAGEIIVNGDADLHCGAEMKGGKITVNGDAESYAGREMEGGELEIMGSTREFCGCSYIGDWRGMSGGKIILHGNAGKQLGECLSGGEIYVKGDCDILAGIHMNKGFIQIDGDVTRWPGGQMKNGNILIKGKLGILLEGFVYDSIVVDPEIDGKSFSGKYIKYNGDIAVNGKGSLYLNAEKNREYL; the protein is encoded by the coding sequence ATGCAGGTAAATAAGGGGGTATTAAGAGTGAAAACAATAACATTAACCCTAAAGAAAAAATCTCAAATAGCCCTAGAATTCGATGAACTAATCCCAGATAAAGTGTTCAACTGGGAGAAAGCAGACTTCGAAAAATACCAAGTACCAGTTGGAAACAGAAGATTCCCATTAACCGACTACTTCGATATTGAAGTAGAAGGAGAAGCAACTGGTCCTGAAGAAGTTAAAATGATTCTTGATGGTGACTTCGGCCGAGTTAAATACATCGGTTGTAAGATGGGCGCTGGAGAGATCATTGTTAACGGAGATGCTGACTTGCACTGCGGAGCAGAAATGAAAGGCGGTAAAATTACCGTTAATGGTGACGCTGAAAGTTATGCTGGTCGTGAAATGGAAGGTGGAGAACTTGAAATCATGGGCAGCACTAGAGAATTCTGCGGATGCTCCTACATCGGTGACTGGAGAGGCATGAGTGGTGGGAAAATCATCCTCCATGGAAACGCAGGTAAACAACTTGGAGAATGTCTATCAGGAGGAGAAATCTATGTTAAAGGAGACTGTGATATTTTAGCCGGAATCCACATGAACAAAGGTTTCATCCAGATTGACGGGGACGTTACTCGCTGGCCAGGTGGTCAGATGAAAAACGGAAACATCCTCATCAAAGGAAAACTAGGAATCCTTCTGGAAGGATTTGTCTATGATAGCATAGTTGTTGATCCTGAAATTGATGGAAAAAGCTTCTCTGGTAAATACATCAAATATAATGGGGATATAGCTGTAAATGGTAAAGGTTCACTTTACCTCAACGCAGAGAAAAACAGAGAATATTTATAA
- a CDS encoding formylmethanofuran dehydrogenase subunit B produces MAYEPPVTDYDEIVENGTCAFCGCNCDDLDFLIKDGHVVGVRHACRLGASKVMEDMDQRLLVPMIRDENGELQEVDWDTALDKAAELIANSVRPIFYGWSETSIETMKHGIRLGELVGAVLDNQATICHGPSLQAVQNVGYPVATLGEVKNRADMIVYTGSNPMNSHPRHMARYSTFPRGWFRQRGRFDRTVVTMDPKYSDTAKMSDIWIGFEQNGDYGFYNAIRAALRGKEIDQDFVSGIPKEDIMELAEAMKNVQFGALYFGLGLTHTLSKQRNIDMAIEMLADLNKYTKWVLTPMRGHFNVNGFNIFMAYEMGFPYGVDFARGYPRYMNGETNTIDLLTRKECDVFMVIAADPGAHYPGGAVKHLAEIPVIQVDIHWGPSTEIADVVLPGSFIGVECAGTSYRMDGVPIYMKKAIDKPETCRDDEWIIKELHERVKKIKAKEAAVASK; encoded by the coding sequence GTGGCATACGAACCACCAGTAACTGATTATGATGAAATCGTCGAAAATGGAACATGCGCCTTTTGCGGATGTAACTGTGACGATTTAGATTTCTTAATAAAAGATGGGCACGTAGTCGGGGTACGACACGCCTGTCGACTCGGCGCCAGCAAAGTCATGGAGGACATGGATCAAAGGCTCCTGGTCCCCATGATACGAGATGAAAACGGTGAACTACAAGAAGTTGATTGGGACACCGCCCTGGATAAAGCAGCCGAACTCATAGCTAACTCAGTCCGACCCATATTTTACGGTTGGAGTGAAACATCCATTGAAACTATGAAACACGGCATCCGACTAGGTGAACTAGTGGGAGCTGTTCTTGACAACCAAGCTACTATCTGTCATGGACCATCATTACAAGCTGTACAAAACGTAGGATATCCTGTCGCAACCTTGGGAGAAGTTAAAAACCGTGCAGACATGATTGTTTACACTGGAAGTAACCCAATGAACTCTCACCCAAGACACATGGCACGATACAGTACCTTCCCCAGAGGATGGTTCAGACAAAGAGGACGATTTGACCGTACAGTGGTCACAATGGATCCTAAATACAGCGACACTGCCAAAATGTCTGACATATGGATTGGTTTTGAACAGAACGGGGATTATGGATTCTATAATGCAATACGGGCAGCTTTAAGAGGAAAAGAAATCGATCAAGACTTTGTTTCTGGCATACCAAAAGAAGACATAATGGAATTAGCTGAAGCCATGAAAAACGTTCAGTTCGGAGCATTATACTTTGGACTGGGGCTGACACACACATTATCCAAGCAAAGAAACATTGACATGGCTATTGAAATGTTAGCCGACCTAAACAAGTACACAAAATGGGTGTTAACTCCTATGAGAGGACACTTCAATGTTAATGGATTTAACATATTCATGGCATATGAAATGGGATTCCCATATGGTGTAGACTTTGCCCGCGGATACCCCCGATACATGAATGGTGAAACCAACACCATTGATTTGTTAACTCGGAAAGAATGTGATGTATTTATGGTGATAGCTGCAGACCCAGGAGCTCACTACCCCGGAGGGGCAGTTAAGCACTTGGCAGAAATCCCTGTAATCCAAGTAGACATCCACTGGGGACCATCCACTGAAATAGCTGATGTAGTGCTTCCAGGATCATTTATAGGTGTAGAATGTGCTGGTACCAGCTACCGAATGGATGGTGTACCTATCTACATGAAAAAAGCCATTGACAAACCTGAAACTTGCAGAGATGACGAATGGATCATTAAAGAGTTGCACGAAAGGGTTAAAAAAATCAAAGCTAAAGAGGCCGCAGTAGCTAGTAAATAA
- a CDS encoding TOBE domain-containing protein — protein MDSSKDGPQYRLNLDDKIILLNKKKFELLKYIDQCGSITLASKNAEIPYRSALKYIENLENDLNKTVVSTKRGGKGGGGGSTLTKEGKKVLREYRKVESILKMHADVNEIEGEISHIDTENRIANIYLNGNKVILPLRGNFGVGDKVLVLISPDDIFVMLKPQESSVRNIFPGKITRMELKDNLIRLNVDLGEISLFVDITEYAREQLNLNLGKEVYIGFKAAAIAMVKV, from the coding sequence ATGGATAGTTCAAAAGATGGACCACAATACCGATTGAACTTGGATGACAAGATAATACTGCTGAATAAAAAGAAATTCGAGCTTTTAAAGTACATTGACCAATGTGGATCCATAACACTGGCTTCAAAAAACGCCGAAATACCATATCGTAGCGCCCTTAAATATATTGAAAACTTAGAAAATGATCTCAACAAAACAGTCGTGTCAACAAAAAGAGGCGGAAAAGGAGGAGGTGGCGGAAGCACACTAACAAAAGAGGGAAAAAAAGTATTAAGAGAATATCGCAAAGTTGAAAGTATATTGAAGATGCATGCCGATGTTAATGAGATTGAAGGAGAAATTTCGCATATTGATACCGAAAATAGAATTGCCAACATTTATTTAAATGGGAATAAAGTCATACTCCCTCTACGAGGGAATTTTGGTGTTGGAGACAAAGTACTGGTTTTAATCAGCCCAGATGACATATTTGTAATGTTAAAACCACAAGAATCAAGTGTACGTAATATTTTTCCAGGAAAAATCACTCGCATGGAATTAAAAGACAACCTTATTAGGCTAAATGTGGATTTAGGGGAAATAAGCCTTTTTGTAGATATAACTGAATATGCCCGGGAACAATTAAATTTGAACCTTGGAAAAGAAGTATATATAGGATTTAAAGCAGCGGCCATTGCCATGGTAAAAGTCTGA